One genomic window of Camelina sativa cultivar DH55 chromosome 5, Cs, whole genome shotgun sequence includes the following:
- the LOC104788634 gene encoding gibberellin receptor GID1B-like encodes MAGGNEVNLNECKRIVPLNTWVLISNFKLAYKVLRRPDGSFNRDLAEFLDRKVPANAFPVDGVFSFDHVDSSTNLLTRIYQPSSLSPHHHRHGTLDLTEPLSTTEIVPVLIFFHGGSFTHSSANSAIYDTFCRRLVSICGVVVVSVDYRRSPEHRYPCAYDDGWNALKWVKSRVWLQSGLHSNVYVYLAGDSSGGNIAHNVAVRATKEGVQVLGNILLHPMFGGQERTPSEKTLDGKYFVTIQDRDWYWRAYLPEGEDRDHPACNPFGPRGQSLKGVNFPKSLVVVAGLDLVQDWQLAYVDGLKKTGLDVNLLFLKQATIGFYFLPNNDHFHCLMEELNKFVHSIDEDSHTSSTPLLLTP; translated from the exons ATGGCTGGTGGTAACGAAGTCAACCTCAACGAATGCAAG AGAATTGTCCCACTCAACACATGGGTCCTCATTTCCAATTTCAAGCTCGCTTACAAAGTCCTCCGTCGTCCTGACGGTTCCTTCAACCGTGATCTCGCCGAGTTTCTCGACCGTAAAGTTCCCGCCAACGCTTTCCCTGTCGACGGCGTCTTCTCCTTTGACCACGTCGACTCTTCCACCAACCTTCTCACCCGTATCTACcaaccttcttctctctctccccaccaccaccgtcaCGGTACCCTCGACCTTACCGAACCTCTCAGCACTACTGAGATCGTTCCTGTTCTTATTTTCTTCCACGGTGGCAGCTTCACTCACTCCTCCGCCAACAGCGCCATCTACGACACTTTCTGCCGACGTCTTGTGAGCATCTGCGGTGTCGTTGTTGTCTCTGTTGACTACCGGAGATCCCCCGAGCATCGTTACCCTTGTGCTTACGACGATGGTTGGAATGCTCTCAAATGGGTCAAGTCCAGAGTCTGGCTTCAGAGTGGTCTACACTCcaatgtttatgtttatttggCTGGTGATAGCTCTGGTGGCAACATCGCTCACAATGTTGCTGTCAGGGCTACCAAAGAAGGTGTTCAAGTCTTGGGTaacattcttcttcatcctATGTTTGGTGGACAAGAGAGGACTCCTTCTGAGAAGACCCTTGATGGCAAGTACTTTGTCACTATACAAGATCGTGACTGGTATTGGCGAGCTTATCTACCCGAAGGTGAAGATAGAGATCATCCAGCATGTAATCCCTTTGGTCCGAGAGGTCAAAGCCTTAAAGGAGTCAACTTTCCCAAGAGTCTTGTCGTTGTTGCTGGTTTAGATCTTGTTCAGGATTGGCAATTGGCTTATGTGGATGGGCTTAAGAAGACTGGTCTTGATGTCAATCTCTTGTTTTTGAAGCAAGCTACTATTGGGTTTTACTTCTTGCCTAACAATGATCACTTTCACTGTCTTATGGAAGAGTTGAATAAGTTTGTGCACTCCATTGATGAGGATTCTCATACCAGCTCAACTCCTTTGCTTCTTACTCCCTAG
- the LOC104788633 gene encoding NPL4-like protein 1 — MTMLRIRSRDGLERVSVDDEAHVTTVSQLKTLIQDQLQIPIHNQTLSTDRNLLLAKSPSEFLSFTDMTDPNLPLTSLNLSHGSILYLAYEGERTIRGGPAVTPAGSFGRKMTVEDLIARQMRVGRQETSHCDSVSFDRGCANAFQHYVNESLAFAVKRGGFMYGNVSEDGQVEVNFIYEPPQQGMENNLILMRDAVEEKRVDAIALGLGMRRVGFIFNQTVTQDKKEYTLSNVEVLLAAQLHAESELKEWVTAVVKLEINEDGGADVHFEAFQMSDICVRLFKEGWFETEIGSDDDPKLSKMKKEVVVGVKDLKEVDNDFFLVVVKILDHQGSLSCTFPIENRSIQTTMRALKTHLERAKSLPFVKRISDFHLLLFVAQFLDVSSDVPALAECVRLQSHVPEGYELLIESMAATS; from the exons ATGACGATGCTGAGGATCCGAAGCAGAGATGGATTGGAGAGAGTAAGCGTAGATGATGAAGCTCATGTAACAACAGTCTCCCaactcaaaaccctaatccaagaTCAGCTTCAGATCCCAATCCACAACCAAACCTTATCCACCGATCGCAACCTTCTCCTCGCCAAGTCTCCTTCTGAATTCCTTTCCTTCACCGACATGACCGATCCTAACCTCCCTTTAACCTCTCTCAACCTCTCCCACGGCTCTATCCTCTACCTCGCTTACGAAGGCGAGCGTACCATCCGCGGTGGTCCCGCCGTCACACCCGCTGGCTCCTTCGGTCGTAAGATGACCGTCGAAGATCTCATCGCTCGTCAGATGCGCGTCGGTCGTCAGGAGACTTCTCACTGCGACTCTGTCTCCTTCGATCGAGGTTGCGCCAATGCGTTTCAGCATTACGTCAACGAGTCACTCGCCTTCGCTGTCAAACGCGGTGGATTCATGTACGGTAACGTCTCTGAGGATGGTCAGGTTGAGGTCAATTTCATCTACGAGCCACCTCAGCAAGGTATGGAgaacaatttgattctcatGAGAGATGCTGTTGAAGAGAAGCGTGTGGATGCGATTGCTTTAGGGTTAGGGATGAGGAGGGTTGGGTTTATATTTAACCAGACTGTGACGCAGGACAAGAAGGAGTACACTTTGTCTAATGTTGAGGTGTTGCTTGCTGCTCAGCTTCACGCTGAGAGTGAGTTGAAGGAGTGGGTTACTGCGGTTGTGAAGCTTGAGATCAATGAGGATGGTGGTGCTGATGTCCACTTTGAGGCTTTTCAGATGAGTGATATATGTGTTAGGTTGTTTAAGGAAGGATGGTTTGAGACGGAGATTGGTTCTGATGATGATCCCAAGCTCTCTAAGATGAAGAAAGAGGTTGTTGTTGGTGTCAAGGATCTTAAAGAAGTTGATAATGACTTCTTCCTCGTTGTTGTCAAGATCTTGGATCATCAG GGGTCGCTGTCGTGTACATTCCCGATAGAGAACCGGAGCATTCAAACAACAATGCGGGCTTTGAAAACACACTTGGAGCGAGCAAAGAGCCTCCCATTTGTGAAGAGGATCTCtgattttcatcttcttctctttgttgcCCAGTTTCTAGACGTATCATCAGACGTTCCTGCGTTGGCTGAGTGCGTCCGTCTCCAGTCTCATGTTCCTGAGGGTTATGAGTTGCTTATCGAGTCCATGGCCGCTACTTCTTAG
- the LOC104788632 gene encoding uncharacterized protein LOC104788632, with product MNTKNNVVEVSTFLLFEASGDSESYDQEHGHEDDDAKGREDHGDDAESYMCETSTSPRRTSRSNDVDPVEEEEVAGENEDHDDGEGEVNSYRRWPERRDRDSSSTGRDERLISEIEKNRMFWEACLAS from the coding sequence ATGAACACGAAGAACAACGTCGTCGAAGTGTCAACATTTTTGCTGTTCGAAGCATCTGGAGATTCCGAGAGCTATGATCAGGAACATGGCCACGAAGACGATGATGCGAAAGGTCGTGAAGATCATGGTGATGATGCTGAGTCATACATGTGCGAGACGTCAACGAGTCCAAGAAGGACGAGTAGGTCAAATGATGTTGACccggttgaagaagaagaagtcgccGGAGAGAATGAGGATCACGATGATGGAGAAGGAGAGGTGAATAGTTATCGGAGATGGCCGGAGAGGAGAGACCGTGATTCATCTTCGACGGGACGTGACGAGAGGTTGATTAGTGAGATTGAAAAGAACCGAATGTTTTGGGAAGCTTGTTTGGCttcttaa